Proteins encoded in a region of the Amia ocellicauda isolate fAmiCal2 chromosome 19, fAmiCal2.hap1, whole genome shotgun sequence genome:
- the LOC136714721 gene encoding cytochrome P450 2J2-like, which produces MGLASGFVWDLLDVRGILLLVFVVLVLADLYRNRTPTNFPPGPRGLPFFGDLFMFDSKQPHLQMKKLAETYGEIFSLRIGKRLIVLNGYKLVKEALVQHGDDYVDRPSLPISEDMYPRKDPGLVMSNGYSWKQQRRFALSTLRNFGLGKKNLEASILVECRVLNEAFETELGRPFDPQFTINNAVSNIICCLVFGERFEYSDAQFQELLRLIDEAMYLQTKGTVQLYNVIPFIMRRLPGSHQRVISIWAAVISFIRSKIKEHKEDWDPSAPRDYIDCYLTEMGKGTEDSSAGFDEENLACCTLDLFGAGTETTSTTLRWGLLYMIKYPEIQKKVQAEIDRVVGQGHPPSTADRAKMPYTDAVIHEIQRFGNIVPLNVPRVTTRDTSLRGYLIPKGTLIIPNLTSVLFDKSEWETPDTFNPGHFLDADGKFVKRDAFMPFSAGKRMCLGESLARMELFLFFTSFLQRFTFTAPPREEPSLEFRAGATLCPKPFRLCAVSR; this is translated from the exons ATGGGTCTGGCGAGTGGTTTTGTGTGGGATCTGCTGGATGTCCGGGGCATTTTGCTGCTGGTCTTCGTTGTGTTGGTTCTTGCCGACCTGTACAGGAACAGGACTCCTACAAACTTCCCCCCCGGCCCGCGGGGGCTGCCCTTCTTCGGGGATCTCTTCATGTTTGACTCGAAACAACCGCATCTGCAAATGAAGAAG CTTGCTGAAACATATGGAGAGATTTTTAGCCTTCGAATTGGAAAGAGACTCATCGTCCTGAATGGTTACAAGCTGGTCAAGGAGGCTTTGGTCCAACATGGAGATGATTATGTGGATCGGCCATCGCTGCCAATTTCTGAAGACATGTACCCAAGGAAAG ATCCTGGCTTGGTAATGTCCAATGGGTACTCATGGAAGCAACAGAGAAGATTTGCTTTGTCTACCTTGAGGAACTTTGGACTCGGCAAGAAGAATCTGGAAGCTTCGATCCTCGTGGAATGCAGGGTCCTGAACGAGGCCTTTGAGACGGAGCTGG GAAGGCCTTTTGACCCCCAGTTCACCATTAACAACGCCGTCTCCAACATCATCTGCTGTCTGGTGTTTGGCGAGCGGTTCGAGTACAGCGACGCACAGTTTCAGGAGCTGCTGCGGCTTATTGATGAGGCCATGTATCTGCAAACTAAAGGAACAGTCCAG CTTTACAACGTCATCCCTTTCATAATGAGGAGACTACCTGGATCACACCAGAGAGTCATTTCGATCTGGGCCGCTGTGATCTCTTTCATAAGGTCTAAGATCAAAGAACACAAAGAGGACTGGGACCCATCAGCCCCCCGGGACTACATTGACTGCTACCTGACCGAGATGGGAAAG GGTACAGAGGACTCCAGTGCGGGCTTTGATGAGGAAAACCTGGCATGCTGCACCCTGGATCTGTTCGGGGCCGGGACTGAAACCACGTCAACCACTCTGCGCTGGGGTCTCCTCTACATGATCAAATACCCAGAGATCCAGA AGAAGGTCCAGGCAGAGATAGACCGAGTGGTGGGACAGGGGCACCCGCCCTCCACGGCCGACAGAGCCAAGATGCCCTACACTGACGCTGTGATCCACGAAATCCAAAGGTTCGGCAACATTGTTCCTCTGAATGTCCCCCGTGTGACAACAAGGGATACTTCACTGAGAGGGTATCTTATTCCAAAG GGTACCTTGATCATTCCCAATTtgacctctgtgctgtttgacaAGAGTGAGTGGGAAACGCCCGACACATTTAATCCAGGACACTTTCTGGATGCTGATGGGAAGTTCGTGAAGAGAGATGCATTCATGCCGTTCTCAGCTG GGAAGAGGATGTGTCTGGGGGAATCACTGGCTCGGATGGAGCTCTTCCTGTTCTTCACCTCCTTTCTCCAGAGGTTCACCTTCACTGCCCCTCCTCGAGAGGAGCCCAGCCTGGAGTTCAGGGCAGGAGCGACACTCTGCCCAAAGCCCTTCAGGCTCTGTGCAGTGTCTCGCTGA
- the LOC136714716 gene encoding cytochrome P450 2J2 → MYFSLIAIVEHKESLPARSMGLASGFVWDLLDVRGILLLVFVVLVLADLYRNRTPTNFPPGPRGLPFFGDLFMFDSKQPHLQMKKLGEAYGEIFSLRIGQRMVVLNGYKLVKEALVQHGDDYVDRPSLPLCNDMYPRKDPGVLVSNGYSWKQQRRFALSTLRNFGLGKKNLEASILVECRFLNEAFETELGRPFDPQLTINNAVSNIICCLVFGERFEYSDAQFQELLRLIDEAVHLQVKLAVWVYNAIPVIMRRLPGSHQKVLSIWAAVISFIRSKIKEHKEDWDPSAPRDYIDCYLTEMGKGTEDSSAGFDEENLACCTLDLFTAGTETTSTTLRWGLLYMIKYPEIQKKVQTEIDRMVGQGRLPSMTDRASMPYTDAVIHEVQRFSNIVPLNVPRVTTRDTSLREYFIPKGTLIIPNLTSVLFDKSEWETPDTFNPGHFLDTDGKFMKRDAFMPFSAGKRVCLGESLARMELFLFFTSFLQRFTFAAPPGEEPSLEFRMGMTLCPKAFRLCAVPR, encoded by the exons atgtattttagtttaATTGCAATAGTTGAACACAAGGAATCCCTACCGGCGCGGTCAATGGGTCTGGCGAGTGGTTTTGTGTGGGATCTGCTGGATGTCCGGGGCATTTTGCTGCTGGTCTTCGTTGTGTTGGTTCTTGCCGACCTGTACAGGAACAGGACTCCTACAAACTTCCCCCCCGGCCCGCGGGGGCTGCCCTTCTTCGGGGATCTCTTCATGTTTGACTCGAAACAACCGCATCTGCAAATGAAGAAG CTTGGAGAAGCATATGGAGAGATTTTCAGCCTTCGGATTGGACAGAGAATGGTTGTCCTGAATGGTTACAAGCTGGTCAAGGAGGCTTTGGTCCAACATGGAGACGACTATGTGGATCGGCCATCGCTGCCATTATGTAATGACATGTACCCAAGGAAAG aTCCTGGTGTGCTGGTATCCAATGGGTACTCATGGAAGCAGCAGAGAAGATTTGCTTTGTCTACCTTGAGGAACTTTGGACTCGGCAAGAAGAATCTGGAAGCTTCGATCCTCGTGGAATGCAGGTTCCTGAACGAGGCCTTTGAGACGGAGCTGG GAAGGCCTTTTGACCCCCAGCTCACCATTAACAACGCCGTCTCCAACATCATCTGCTGTCTGGTGTTTGGCGAGCGGTTCGAGTACAGCGACGCACAGTTTCAGGAGCTGCTGCGGCTCATTGATGAGGCTGTGCATCTGCAAGTGAAATTGGCAGTCTGG GTTTACAATGCCATCCCTGTCATAATGAGGAGACTACCTGGATCACACCAGAAAGTCCTTTCGATCTGGGCTGCTGTGATCTCTTTCATAAGGTCTAAGATCAAAGAACACAAAGAGGACTGGGACCCATCAGCCCCCCGGGACTACATTGACTGCTACCTGACCGAGATGGGAAAG GGTACAGAGGACTCCAGTGCGGGCTTTGATGAGGAAAACCTGGCATGCTGCACCCTGGATCTGTTCACAGCCGGGACTGAAACCACGTCAACCACTCTGCGCTGGGGCCTCCTCTACATGATCAAATACCCAGAGATCCAGA AGAAGGTCCAGACTGAGATAGACCGAATGGTGGGACAGGGACGCCTGCCCTCCATGACTGACAGAGCCAGCATGCCCTACACTGACGCTGTGATCCATGAAGTCCAGAGGTTCAGCAACATTGTTCCTCTGAATGTTCCCCGTGTCACAACAAGGGATACTTCATTGAGAGAGTATTTTATTCCAAAG GGGACATTGATCATTCCCAATTtgacctctgtgctgtttgacaAGAGTGAGTGGGAAACGCCCGACACATTTAATCCAGGACACTTTCTGGACACTGATGGGAAGTTCATGAAGAGAGATGCATTCATGCCGTTCTCAGCTG GGAAGAGGGTGTGTCTGGGGGAATCATTGGCTCGGATGGAGCTGTTCCTCTTCTTCACCTCCTTTCTCCAGAGGTTCACCTTCGCTGCCCCTCCTGGAGAGGAGCCCAGCCTGGAGTTCAGGATGGGAATGACACTGTGCCCAAAGGCCTTCAGGCTCTGTGCAGTGCCTCGCTGA